Proteins from one Mucilaginibacter jinjuensis genomic window:
- a CDS encoding TraR/DksA family transcriptional regulator, whose amino-acid sequence MKPEQPEKTRYSDSELQEFKELLLDKVRGAREELNALASSLSNPNLNGTDDTAGTYKTLEDGSATLEKESINQLAARQKKFIDQLEAALVRIENKTYGICRETGKLIQKERLRAVPHTTLSMEAKLRQ is encoded by the coding sequence ATGAAACCAGAACAACCAGAAAAAACCAGATATTCTGACTCAGAATTACAGGAGTTTAAAGAACTGCTTTTAGACAAAGTGCGCGGTGCCCGCGAAGAATTAAATGCCCTTGCATCATCATTAAGTAACCCTAACTTAAACGGTACTGATGATACTGCAGGTACTTATAAAACATTAGAAGACGGATCGGCTACGTTAGAGAAAGAATCTATCAACCAGTTGGCTGCACGTCAGAAAAAATTTATCGACCAGTTAGAAGCTGCTTTAGTACGTATTGAAAATAAAACTTACGGTATTTGCCGCGAAACGGGTAAACTAATTCAAAAAGAGCGTTTACGCGCAGTGCCACATACTACCTTAAGTATGGAAGCAAAATTAAGGCAATAA
- a CDS encoding lipoprotein signal peptidase — protein sequence MKPVYTKPFFTALLVILVDQIVKIWVHSHMYLGERIEFLGSRGMLLYTENNGMAFGWELGGQLGKLALTLFRIGAVVGIGYGLVYLIKHKYHRGLIMNMSLIFAGAVGNIIDSTVYGMVYGYAPVFQGRVVDMFYFPIIRGIFPTWVPVWGGQDFEFFRPIFNVADSAISIGVIMILIYQKRYFKHQEIEISSPHSEILEE from the coding sequence ATGAAGCCCGTTTATACTAAACCGTTTTTTACTGCCCTACTTGTTATCCTGGTAGATCAGATCGTTAAAATATGGGTTCACTCCCACATGTACCTTGGCGAACGTATTGAGTTTTTAGGCAGCCGTGGTATGCTTTTATATACCGAAAACAACGGCATGGCCTTCGGCTGGGAACTGGGCGGCCAGTTAGGCAAGCTTGCACTTACCCTGTTCCGCATTGGCGCTGTGGTAGGTATAGGTTATGGCCTGGTATACTTAATTAAACACAAATACCATCGTGGGCTGATCATGAACATGTCGCTCATATTTGCCGGCGCTGTTGGTAATATTATCGACTCAACCGTTTACGGCATGGTTTACGGCTATGCACCCGTATTTCAGGGCCGTGTGGTTGATATGTTTTACTTCCCTATTATCCGCGGTATATTCCCAACCTGGGTGCCGGTATGGGGTGGGCAGGATTTCGAGTTTTTCCGCCCGATATTTAACGTTGCCGACTCTGCCATTTCTATCGGTGTAATTATGATCCTGATTTATCAGAAACGATATTTCAAACACCAGGAAATTGAAATAAGCAGTCCACACAGCGAAATACTGGAAGAATAA
- a CDS encoding S9 family peptidase, protein MKKTLLLFLLSGSLFSLKAQQGKQAITVTDMAKIKQINSVSFSHNGKQIAFRVTSIVPDEEKKAEYAYRNQICLVPADGSAPARAITAIASSSGQPTWSPDDSKLAFTRVVKGHTQIFLMSLNGGEPIQLTNDSYGASMPQWSPDGSKIMYSVNLSYPEMLKDSILNPGKKVPYWSIEEPGFKANQPVSKAKQNADGSLDEVRAYLKQDEADNKVKVFTKLNFEGEASTEPDFNFNHYMIIEAKAGAKAKPLTFGFQNYNGATFTPDGKSIILSAAPDTLVNPDRSRLSAVYTMPVSGGAPKVLISEDGMSIGNSSISPSGRYLVYQIGKEMQINIPQLAIYDFQNPGKKIIIPVDRSITGFAWSKDSKVLYFTAQSNGGVPIYKVNMATLKPELISTFDEGDGSLDVSATQIAYVKTEVANPYELYTADLNNKSAKRITSFNYEWLKDKKLSFPEKKYYTNSKGMKVEYWVMKPTNFDPNKKYPIMLQIHGGPSAMWGPGENTMWHEYQFFCAQGYGVVYSNPRGSGGYGIDFLKGNYQDWGNGPTEDVLAALDGALAEGWGDKDKTVATGGSYAGYLTGWLAGHTKRFAAISSQRGVYDLTTFFGEGNAWQLVPMYFGGYPWEENIRPILARESPFTYVNQITTPYLIIHGETDLRTGIVQGEMMYKALKVLNRPVEYIQHPGGTHELSRSGNVRQRIDQMLRIYEFFERYITH, encoded by the coding sequence ATGAAAAAAACTCTACTCCTCTTTTTACTTAGCGGCAGCTTGTTTAGTCTCAAGGCCCAGCAGGGCAAGCAGGCTATTACGGTTACCGATATGGCTAAGATTAAACAAATTAACAGCGTTTCATTTTCGCATAATGGCAAGCAGATTGCCTTCAGGGTAACATCTATTGTGCCCGATGAAGAAAAAAAAGCCGAATATGCTTACCGCAACCAAATATGCCTGGTACCTGCCGATGGCAGCGCACCGGCAAGGGCGATAACAGCTATAGCTTCCAGTAGCGGACAGCCCACCTGGTCGCCGGATGATAGCAAGCTGGCTTTTACACGTGTAGTTAAAGGGCACACACAGATATTCCTGATGTCGTTAAACGGCGGCGAACCTATTCAGTTAACGAATGATAGTTATGGCGCAAGCATGCCGCAGTGGTCGCCGGATGGTAGTAAGATCATGTATTCGGTTAACCTCTCCTACCCCGAGATGTTGAAGGACTCGATTTTAAACCCAGGGAAAAAAGTACCTTATTGGAGTATCGAAGAGCCTGGTTTTAAGGCAAACCAACCTGTATCGAAAGCCAAACAAAATGCCGATGGCAGCTTAGATGAAGTACGTGCTTACTTAAAACAAGATGAGGCTGATAACAAAGTAAAAGTTTTCACCAAGCTGAATTTCGAAGGCGAAGCTTCGACAGAGCCAGACTTCAACTTTAATCATTATATGATTATTGAGGCCAAAGCCGGCGCAAAAGCAAAACCACTTACATTCGGCTTCCAGAATTACAACGGTGCTACTTTTACGCCAGATGGAAAAAGCATTATCCTGAGCGCCGCTCCAGATACTTTGGTAAATCCTGATCGCAGCCGATTATCTGCTGTTTATACCATGCCGGTTAGTGGCGGTGCGCCTAAAGTATTAATCAGTGAGGATGGCATGTCTATAGGCAACAGCTCTATTTCGCCATCGGGCAGATATTTGGTTTACCAGATCGGTAAGGAAATGCAGATCAATATCCCACAGCTGGCTATCTATGATTTCCAGAACCCAGGCAAAAAGATCATCATTCCGGTTGATCGCAGTATTACAGGTTTCGCATGGTCTAAGGATAGCAAGGTGCTTTACTTTACCGCACAATCAAACGGTGGCGTGCCTATTTATAAAGTAAATATGGCTACGCTGAAACCGGAATTGATCAGCACTTTTGATGAAGGCGACGGTAGCCTCGATGTAAGCGCAACACAGATTGCTTATGTAAAAACAGAGGTAGCCAATCCTTATGAATTGTATACTGCCGACCTGAATAATAAATCGGCCAAGCGCATTACCTCATTCAACTACGAGTGGCTGAAGGATAAGAAACTGAGCTTTCCCGAAAAGAAATACTATACCAATAGCAAGGGCATGAAAGTGGAGTACTGGGTGATGAAACCCACCAATTTCGACCCTAATAAGAAATACCCGATTATGCTGCAAATCCACGGTGGGCCAAGCGCCATGTGGGGACCGGGCGAAAACACCATGTGGCATGAGTATCAATTCTTCTGCGCACAGGGTTATGGCGTAGTATACTCTAACCCTCGTGGTTCGGGCGGTTACGGTATCGACTTCCTGAAAGGCAATTACCAGGATTGGGGTAACGGCCCAACCGAAGATGTACTGGCAGCCCTTGATGGCGCATTAGCCGAAGGATGGGGCGATAAAGACAAAACGGTAGCTACAGGCGGCTCGTACGCAGGGTATTTAACCGGGTGGCTCGCCGGCCATACAAAACGCTTCGCAGCTATATCATCGCAACGCGGCGTATATGATTTAACCACTTTCTTCGGTGAAGGCAATGCCTGGCAATTAGTACCGATGTATTTTGGAGGCTACCCCTGGGAAGAGAATATCCGCCCGATACTGGCACGCGAATCGCCGTTTACTTATGTAAATCAAATTACAACACCATACCTGATCATACACGGCGAAACAGATTTGCGCACGGGTATTGTACAGGGCGAAATGATGTATAAAGCATTAAAGGTTTTAAACCGTCCGGTGGAATATATCCAGCACCCCGGAGGTACACATGAGCTAAGCCGATCGGGCAATGTGCGCCAGCGCATAGACCAGATGCTGAGGATCTATGAGTTTTTTGAACGATACATAACCCATTAA
- a CDS encoding methionyl-tRNA formyltransferase, which produces MKVGVISSVELCIPLLQLLQANKIASLLFADVEDRADFTGVAYFCKAAGINVQESGGSDNAVYQWLDMYEPDVVFVLGYKHRIDVKQLPLKLNGRLFNIHFGSLPAYRGPNPVFWQIKNGEAEITATIHQVTAKFDAGPIVWTKAITREDYFTYAQVNRILSYACVEGVGIILQHIIQGKSINGYAQPVAGISYHQRPGIAEVSIDWSKMTAREIVLLINACSSWNKGAITYYNGQELKIMDAFEADAGIKEENNYNPGTIIECADSFKIACINGRILQITMLNLSGIFIPARNAQRFGFVELQQLD; this is translated from the coding sequence ATGAAAGTAGGGGTAATTTCGAGCGTTGAATTATGTATACCTTTATTACAGCTTCTGCAGGCCAATAAAATTGCAAGCCTGCTTTTTGCAGATGTGGAAGATAGAGCCGATTTTACCGGTGTAGCCTATTTTTGCAAAGCGGCAGGCATCAATGTGCAGGAGAGCGGTGGATCAGACAACGCTGTTTACCAATGGCTTGATATGTATGAACCCGATGTTGTATTTGTTTTAGGTTATAAACACCGGATAGATGTTAAACAGCTGCCATTAAAGCTTAATGGCAGGCTGTTTAATATTCATTTTGGTTCGTTGCCGGCCTACCGTGGCCCTAACCCTGTGTTTTGGCAAATTAAAAACGGAGAAGCCGAAATAACAGCCACCATACACCAGGTTACTGCTAAATTTGATGCCGGCCCGATAGTTTGGACTAAAGCGATAACAAGGGAAGATTATTTTACGTATGCACAGGTAAACCGTATACTGAGTTATGCTTGTGTTGAAGGTGTCGGCATCATATTGCAGCACATTATACAGGGTAAAAGTATTAATGGGTATGCACAGCCTGTCGCCGGGATAAGTTATCACCAGCGGCCGGGTATTGCAGAGGTAAGTATTGATTGGAGCAAAATGACTGCGCGTGAGATCGTGTTGCTTATTAATGCCTGCAGTTCATGGAATAAGGGGGCTATTACCTATTATAACGGGCAGGAATTAAAAATTATGGATGCATTTGAGGCAGATGCCGGGATAAAAGAAGAGAATAACTACAATCCGGGTACCATTATTGAATGTGCCGATAGTTTTAAAATTGCGTGCATTAATGGTAGGATTTTACAAATAACTATGCTAAATTTATCAGGCATATTTATCCCTGCACGAAATGCTCAGAGATTTGGATTTGTTGAATTGCAGCAGTTGGATTAA
- a CDS encoding phage tail protein has product MDTLGEIRVFGGNYAPNNYVICDGRLLQISQYQGLYALLGTLYGGNGSTTFGVPDLRGRVMVNGFNATGYPVAQPGGSETVVLTQADIPTHSHSFNVAIGAATVNVATGNFIGAPSDPGTGQQDLMYLPNNASDTTQELVALNDTAISNNMGYTGGASTAHENRQPFMGLTYMICVIGLYPDFN; this is encoded by the coding sequence ATGGATACGTTAGGAGAAATAAGGGTTTTTGGTGGAAATTATGCGCCAAACAATTATGTAATATGTGATGGCAGGTTATTACAAATTAGCCAGTACCAAGGGTTATATGCATTGTTAGGTACACTGTACGGAGGTAATGGTTCAACAACTTTTGGTGTACCAGACTTAAGAGGCCGGGTTATGGTAAACGGTTTCAATGCCACAGGCTATCCTGTGGCGCAGCCCGGAGGTTCAGAAACTGTTGTATTAACACAGGCAGATATCCCAACACACTCGCACTCATTTAATGTAGCAATTGGGGCTGCAACAGTAAATGTTGCAACGGGTAACTTTATAGGTGCCCCGTCCGATCCTGGCACAGGGCAGCAAGATTTGATGTACTTGCCTAACAATGCATCAGATACAACGCAGGAATTAGTGGCATTGAATGATACAGCTATCTCGAATAATATGGGTTACACGGGGGGGGCAAGTACAGCCCATGAAAACAGACAACCATTTATGGGGCTTACTTATATGATATGTGTTATTGGGCTTTACCCCGACTTTAACTAA
- a CDS encoding phage tail protein yields MEPFVGEIRAFAFNKIPNGWAACNGQLLQLNQYQALYALIGTTYGGTPGTNFNLPNLNGVTMVNYGNAQTGTSYVYGKTVGTSTVQLTIAQTPLHTHNYNVANGSGTATLSTTVAGNELSATQPNILNQTTDTINLFVPPAPVPTLVPLTATTITGGGNGAHNNMMPYLPVTLCIALTGIFPMRN; encoded by the coding sequence ATGGAACCTTTTGTAGGCGAAATACGTGCATTTGCATTTAATAAAATACCTAATGGCTGGGCCGCATGTAACGGGCAGCTTCTGCAACTTAATCAATACCAGGCCTTATATGCGTTGATAGGTACAACCTATGGAGGTACGCCAGGTACAAATTTTAATTTACCTAATTTAAATGGTGTAACCATGGTTAATTATGGTAATGCCCAAACTGGTACCAGTTATGTGTATGGTAAAACAGTTGGCACCTCAACAGTACAATTAACTATAGCTCAAACGCCATTACATACCCATAATTATAACGTGGCTAATGGTTCTGGTACAGCTACCCTTTCAACCACAGTTGCTGGAAACGAATTAAGTGCTACCCAACCTAATATACTTAACCAAACAACAGATACAATTAATTTATTTGTACCGCCGGCTCCTGTACCAACACTGGTGCCCCTGACAGCAACTACTATTACTGGTGGCGGCAATGGTGCACATAACAATATGATGCCTTATTTGCCTGTAACGTTATGTATTGCATTAACCGGAATATTCCCAATGCGTAATTAA
- a CDS encoding phage tail protein — MADCYTGEIRAFAFSYPPTQWAQCNGQLVSITQNPALYSILGTMYGGDGKNTFGLPNLNGRVVVGTGTSPTSGTVYTSGGVGGVENVTLNNQQTNHSHTFNAAVASSPVTKVTNVPATTAPGSFLSNMYEPHSPNPLVVRTYLPVPQADIQQLNGAAISPLGGNGAHSNMQPSVAINYCICLYGEEYPVKP, encoded by the coding sequence ATGGCAGACTGTTATACCGGCGAAATCAGAGCATTCGCATTTTCGTACCCACCCACTCAGTGGGCTCAATGTAATGGGCAACTCGTGTCAATAACACAAAATCCGGCGCTTTACTCTATCCTGGGCACCATGTATGGCGGAGATGGAAAAAACACTTTTGGCTTACCTAATCTTAATGGCAGGGTAGTAGTAGGTACAGGAACATCGCCCACCAGCGGCACTGTTTACACGTCCGGTGGTGTTGGTGGGGTAGAAAACGTTACCTTGAATAATCAGCAAACCAACCATAGCCACACGTTTAATGCTGCAGTAGCAAGTAGCCCGGTAACTAAGGTAACTAATGTGCCTGCCACAACGGCTCCTGGATCTTTTTTATCTAATATGTACGAACCGCACTCTCCTAACCCTCTTGTTGTAAGAACATATTTGCCGGTTCCGCAGGCAGATATCCAGCAATTGAATGGAGCTGCAATTTCGCCTCTGGGCGGTAACGGCGCACATTCTAATATGCAACCATCTGTTGCTATAAATTATTGTATTTGCCTTTACGGAGAAGAGTATCCTGTTAAACCGTAG
- a CDS encoding SIMPL domain-containing protein, with protein MKRLLLIAALTTFTFAAFAQTPDLRRKIEVSGTAEQEVTPDIIYVSISLKEYIDGKNKTTIDALERQLQKAVADAGVPKEDFTINNLSSYNYTVQKKKNPDFLASKQYRIKFHDLNAFNQIMASVDAKGVQSTNIDSYDYSKIESLKKDLKVKALLAAKEKATYLLTAIGDHLGSALDIQEVSNDVYPQPVYRTNVMMMKSNALAADTVQPDDIDVKKIKLSSQMNVTFEIVK; from the coding sequence ATGAAACGATTACTATTAATTGCAGCTTTAACTACATTTACATTCGCTGCGTTTGCACAAACACCCGACCTTCGCCGCAAAATTGAAGTATCTGGTACCGCCGAACAGGAGGTTACCCCAGATATTATCTATGTATCCATTTCCCTGAAAGAATATATCGATGGTAAAAACAAAACCACTATTGATGCGCTGGAGCGTCAGTTGCAAAAAGCTGTTGCCGATGCCGGTGTACCTAAGGAAGATTTTACCATCAATAACCTGTCTTCTTACAACTACACCGTTCAGAAGAAAAAGAACCCCGACTTTCTGGCCAGCAAACAATACCGCATTAAGTTTCACGACCTGAATGCTTTTAACCAGATTATGGCTTCTGTTGATGCCAAAGGTGTTCAAAGCACTAACATCGACAGCTACGATTACTCGAAAATTGAGTCGTTAAAAAAAGACCTGAAAGTTAAAGCCCTGTTAGCTGCCAAAGAAAAAGCTACCTATCTGTTAACCGCCATTGGCGATCATTTAGGTAGTGCGCTGGATATCCAGGAAGTGTCAAATGATGTTTATCCTCAGCCGGTTTATCGTACTAATGTAATGATGATGAAAAGTAATGCCTTAGCAGCAGATACCGTACAACCAGATGATATCGACGTTAAGAAGATTAAATTAAGTTCACAGATGAATGTTACTTTCGAGATTGTGAAGTAA
- a CDS encoding ArnT family glycosyltransferase, producing the protein MTHQKINVSVYFWLFAALFVAYVFGLFVPLMDEDASHHANIALHMFQHHDYVNLVDDLGKDYLDKPHLHFWLVALSYNIFGVTDMAYKIPSFLMSILAVYSTFRLAKLLYNQETGLLAALIVAAAQAEFLANNDVRMDALLMSGIVLATWQLVEAVYLNKWYNYILAALGLAIGFCTKGMIGFVMPCVALFFLLLYQRNWKRMFDWQWIVVLLLWGVFISPCVYCYYLQYDLHPEKIVRGMNHVSGVKFIMWSQNFERLEGKKWGKGHKDYFFFFHTTLWAFLPWCLLTYYAFFDKVAFFIKTKFAYIKKAELLTVGTIVIIFAIISSSGYQLPHYLNVLFPIFAVLTAGMLVQKADENKVTTLKYSLYVQYFVMGAVLFLLILLNLWCFPVQSVLVGIVSVALLGIMVYVIIKPNVPFNKIVIVSTLLASLTNVLLNGNVYMQLLNDYQSGVSLGKIAYEKNIPQGSIYNFNIHSSSFNFHSQHLTPAMNGIDTVKAYADTTKKQFWIYTTEQGKDQLEQVGLTTTTAFGHDDYGITRLTAKFLNPATRPQVLEKHYLLKIK; encoded by the coding sequence ATGACTCATCAAAAAATTAACGTTTCTGTTTATTTCTGGTTATTTGCAGCGCTGTTTGTGGCTTATGTGTTCGGGTTATTTGTGCCCTTGATGGACGAAGATGCCTCGCACCACGCCAACATTGCCCTGCACATGTTTCAGCACCACGACTATGTGAATTTGGTTGACGACCTCGGGAAAGACTACCTCGATAAACCTCATCTGCATTTCTGGTTGGTGGCCTTATCGTACAACATATTCGGTGTAACTGATATGGCTTACAAGATCCCATCATTTCTGATGAGCATTTTGGCCGTATACTCAACCTTTCGTTTAGCCAAGTTGCTTTACAACCAGGAAACGGGTTTGCTGGCAGCTTTAATAGTAGCTGCTGCACAAGCCGAATTTTTAGCCAATAACGATGTACGTATGGATGCCCTGCTAATGAGTGGCATTGTGCTGGCAACCTGGCAACTGGTAGAAGCTGTGTATTTGAACAAATGGTATAATTACATACTGGCTGCTTTGGGCCTTGCCATTGGCTTTTGTACTAAGGGAATGATAGGCTTTGTGATGCCTTGTGTAGCCCTGTTCTTTTTACTGCTGTACCAACGTAACTGGAAACGTATGTTCGACTGGCAGTGGATTGTGGTGCTGTTGCTTTGGGGCGTATTTATTTCGCCTTGTGTGTACTGCTATTATCTACAGTACGATTTGCACCCCGAAAAGATAGTGCGCGGAATGAACCATGTGTCGGGTGTAAAGTTCATTATGTGGTCGCAAAACTTTGAACGCCTGGAAGGTAAGAAATGGGGTAAGGGGCATAAGGATTACTTTTTCTTTTTCCATACCACACTTTGGGCGTTTTTGCCCTGGTGTCTGCTGACCTATTATGCATTTTTCGATAAAGTCGCTTTCTTTATCAAAACCAAGTTCGCCTACATTAAAAAAGCAGAGCTGCTTACTGTGGGTACCATCGTAATCATCTTCGCTATTATATCGTCATCGGGCTACCAGTTGCCGCATTATTTAAATGTGCTGTTCCCCATTTTTGCGGTGTTAACGGCAGGCATGCTGGTGCAAAAGGCCGATGAAAATAAAGTAACCACTTTAAAATACAGCTTGTACGTGCAATACTTTGTAATGGGCGCAGTGTTGTTTCTGTTGATATTATTGAACCTGTGGTGTTTCCCGGTGCAATCTGTATTAGTAGGTATTGTATCGGTTGCATTGTTGGGTATTATGGTTTATGTGATTATTAAGCCTAATGTACCGTTTAACAAAATTGTTATTGTATCAACCCTGCTGGCTTCGCTTACCAATGTGTTGCTTAATGGTAACGTTTACATGCAATTGCTAAATGATTATCAATCGGGTGTTTCATTGGGTAAAATAGCTTATGAGAAAAATATCCCGCAAGGCTCTATTTATAACTTCAATATCCATAGCTCTTCGTTTAACTTTCATTCGCAGCATTTAACACCAGCCATGAATGGCATTGATACGGTTAAGGCTTACGCCGATACCACCAAAAAGCAATTCTGGATTTACACCACCGAGCAGGGTAAAGATCAGCTAGAGCAGGTAGGTTTAACCACTACAACCGCTTTCGGGCACGATGATTATGGTATTACCCGCCTAACCGCTAAGTTTTTAAACCCGGCTACAAGGCCGCAGGTTTTAGAGAAGCATTATTTGTTGAAGATAAAGTAG
- the serS gene encoding serine--tRNA ligase produces MLQVSYIRDNREQVLERLAVKNFKQTDLVDEVIRLDDNRRQTQNRLDNVSAEANAAAKQIGELMRTGKKEEAEAIKANSGAWKEEIKQLGEELSQIEAELQQKIVLLPNLPHSSVPKGITPEENEVVLENGDKPTLPEGALPHWELAAKYNLIDFELGVKITGAGFPVYKGKGSKLQRALIAFFLDEAEKAGYDERMLPLLVNEASGFGTGQLPDKEGQMYYVGVDNLYLIPTAEVPITNLYRDVILKADELPVMNCGYTPCFRREAGSYGAHVRGLNRLHQFDKVEIVQVVNPETSYDVLEQMSLHVQSLLQKLGLPYRVLRLCGGDMGFTSALTYDMETYSAAQCRWLEVSSVSNFETFQSNRLKLRFRNAEGKTQLPHTLNGSALALPRIVATLLENNQTPEGIKIPEVLVPYTKFEWIN; encoded by the coding sequence ATGCTGCAAGTTAGTTATATCCGCGATAACAGGGAACAGGTTTTAGAACGTTTGGCTGTAAAAAATTTCAAGCAAACGGACCTGGTTGATGAAGTAATTAGATTAGATGATAACCGTCGCCAGACTCAGAACCGTTTAGATAATGTATCCGCCGAGGCTAATGCAGCAGCAAAGCAGATTGGCGAGTTAATGCGTACCGGCAAAAAAGAAGAGGCCGAAGCTATTAAAGCTAACTCTGGCGCATGGAAAGAAGAGATTAAACAACTGGGCGAAGAGCTAAGCCAGATAGAAGCAGAACTGCAACAAAAAATTGTATTGTTGCCTAACCTGCCGCATAGCTCTGTGCCTAAAGGTATCACTCCCGAAGAAAATGAAGTTGTTTTAGAGAACGGTGATAAGCCAACTTTACCGGAAGGTGCATTGCCACACTGGGAGCTGGCCGCAAAATATAACCTGATTGATTTTGAATTAGGCGTTAAAATTACCGGAGCAGGTTTCCCGGTTTATAAAGGTAAAGGCTCAAAATTGCAACGCGCTTTAATTGCTTTCTTTTTAGATGAAGCCGAAAAAGCGGGTTACGATGAGCGTATGCTGCCATTACTGGTTAATGAAGCATCTGGCTTTGGTACAGGGCAGCTACCTGATAAAGAAGGCCAGATGTACTACGTAGGCGTAGATAACCTGTACCTGATACCTACTGCCGAGGTGCCGATCACTAACCTTTACCGCGATGTAATTTTAAAGGCCGATGAGCTGCCGGTAATGAACTGTGGTTATACACCATGTTTCCGTCGCGAAGCGGGATCTTACGGTGCTCACGTGCGTGGTTTAAACCGCTTACATCAGTTTGATAAGGTAGAAATTGTACAGGTTGTAAACCCCGAAACATCTTATGATGTGCTGGAACAAATGAGCTTACACGTGCAAAGTTTATTACAAAAGCTTGGCCTGCCTTACCGTGTATTACGTTTATGCGGTGGCGATATGGGCTTTACATCGGCCTTAACTTACGATATGGAAACCTACAGCGCCGCACAATGCCGCTGGTTAGAGGTATCATCAGTATCAAACTTCGAAACCTTCCAGTCAAACCGCTTAAAATTACGTTTCCGTAATGCGGAAGGTAAAACACAATTGCCGCACACCTTAAATGGCAGTGCATTGGCTTTACCGCGTATTGTGGCTACACTATTAGAAAACAACCAAACACCGGAAGGTATTAAGATCCCTGAAGTGCTGGTGCCTTATACTAAGTTTGAGTGGATTAATTAG
- the rsmI gene encoding 16S rRNA (cytidine(1402)-2'-O)-methyltransferase: protein MTGKLYLVPTPIGNLEDITLRAIRILKEADIILAEDTRTSAPLLKHLGIEKRVFAHHQHNEHQASAEIVRFLKEGKNIALISDAGTPAISDPGFFLVREAIKNEIDVECLPGATAFVPALVNSGFPTDRFCFEGFLPLKKGRQTRYKVLAEEERTIIFYESPHRLMKSLEEMITYWGADRQISVSRELTKMFEETVRGTVEEVKTYFESHPIKGEFVICVKGKE from the coding sequence ATGACCGGTAAACTTTACTTAGTACCCACGCCCATAGGCAACCTGGAGGACATTACCCTCCGTGCCATCCGCATATTAAAGGAGGCCGATATTATTTTGGCCGAAGATACCCGCACCTCTGCCCCGCTGCTTAAACATTTGGGGATTGAGAAACGAGTATTCGCCCACCATCAGCATAACGAGCACCAGGCATCTGCCGAGATTGTCCGTTTTTTGAAGGAAGGCAAAAATATTGCGCTCATCTCTGATGCGGGCACACCTGCTATTTCCGACCCGGGTTTCTTTCTTGTCCGCGAAGCCATAAAAAATGAGATTGATGTAGAATGTCTGCCCGGCGCTACGGCATTTGTGCCCGCACTGGTAAACTCGGGTTTCCCTACCGATCGCTTTTGTTTCGAAGGATTTTTACCGTTGAAAAAAGGCCGCCAAACCCGTTACAAGGTTTTGGCTGAAGAAGAACGCACCATTATATTCTACGAATCACCACACCGGTTAATGAAATCACTCGAAGAAATGATCACGTACTGGGGTGCCGATCGCCAGATCTCCGTTTCGCGCGAACTCACCAAAATGTTCGAAGAAACCGTACGCGGTACGGTAGAAGAAGTAAAAACCTATTTTGAAAGCCACCCTATTAAAGGTGAATTTGTGATTTGTGTGAAGGGGAAAGAATAA
- a CDS encoding type II toxin-antitoxin system VapC family toxin, with protein MDYLLDTHILLWFINGEELDQDLINKIKDPDNKIFLSIASLWEIAIKHSLGKLPLQSEFSELKEILRNTNIEILPIEFSHLQALLALPDIHNDPFDRIIIAQAIHEKLKLITRDSKFKNYPADITWV; from the coding sequence ATGGATTATCTTTTAGATACTCATATACTGTTGTGGTTCATTAATGGCGAAGAATTAGATCAGGATTTAATTAACAAAATTAAAGACCCTGATAATAAGATTTTTTTAAGCATTGCAAGTTTGTGGGAAATTGCGATTAAACACAGTTTAGGAAAATTACCGCTCCAATCTGAATTTAGTGAGCTAAAAGAGATTTTGCGTAATACAAATATTGAAATTCTACCAATTGAGTTCTCTCATCTTCAAGCATTATTAGCACTGCCTGATATTCATAATGACCCTTTTGATCGTATTATAATAGCTCAGGCTATTCATGAGAAATTAAAACTAATCACACGAGATAGCAAGTTTAAGAATTATCCCGCTGATATAACTTGGGTATAA